The window ACTGTCATGACCATGGCCACTCTTACTAAAGCTTTAAAACCTATCTTGGGGAGGCAATTGGGAAATACAGCAAAGGCAAGGCATTTTATTTACACAATATGAccttataaatacaaataataatgcGAAAATGTTTATCAACGCGTCATATTAACGTGACATTTTACCAAGACAAGGTCAGAGTTAGCTTGCTAAATATTAGTCCGCATTATAcatgtattttaatttacttccatagttgttcatttatatttcaatttaaatcgGGACGTTTAGTCAGTGCGATTGGCGACATGATTTCAGGATGACTTCAGTTGTTTCAAAACGTAGTGAACTGCCAACGTAGATACAATTTTATTGCATGCATTGTAGTTATCATATGTTGCCGTTTAGGTCGGCAGCTCACTTAGGCTTTGAAACACAGGCATGATATGAGGGGTGCTCTAACAATGCTTaatggttttgtttttgtaggTCTTTGGCGCAGCAGTCAATCAAAGAGGAAAACCTACATACACAGTGGGTTGCTGTCTTCACATGGCAGCGATTAATGCCTCTCTACATTAGTTTAGACCTGTATTAATCACGTGCTTTTGACTTTAGTACTATCTATCTGTTGgatatgattatttatttattgtttgaatgaaAAGTATACTCTATGGTACTATTGAGTGGAACAAAAACATGTCTTGAGCTTAATGATGTTCTCAACatgtgttaataaataatgaattacgGTTCCTAATTCTCTCTCACTAACtgtgcattttttaatttttttatattcttcACCTCTGGTGGTCCTCTGTCTTGAAGGGACAAATCATAGTAAGTATGGAGTAACATAAGTAAACATAGAAAGCATGGCATCAAATACCTCAGTTATTTCCATGATCAACATGCACATGTAATATAGCCACTGAATGTTAATCATTATGTTTGTTTGCAGCCTCCTCCTGCCAAGTATGGAGGCCGACATACTGTAGCATTGATTCCTGGAGATGGGATCGGACCAGAGCTGCTCAGCCATGTGCGGGAACTCTTCAGGTTTGCATATCAATACTTTCAATGATATAATTAATGTTTGGTAATAATGTGTTGCCACTCTAAGATGTTCTTATTGAATCACAGGTTTAGCTGTGTTCCTGTGGACTTTGAGGTGGTGAATGTAAATTCTTCTTCAACCAGTGAGGATGACATCAAAAATGCCATTATGGCCATTCGCCGCAATGGAGTTGCTCTAAAGGGTCTGTGCATTCAGCTACTAATTGACAATGTTATAATTGTTCCTCTATTATTAGTGAGTTTTTATTCAACAAACTGtttatatttaatcattttcatctttttttctcAGGGAACATCGAGACCAACCACACAATGCCCCCTAACCACAAGTCAAGGAACAATCTTCTACGGTAAGGCTTAAAGACAAATTATTACACAAATAGTCTATTTATAACAGCTTCATCAGATGATGCTGTATAAAAAGTTGTTGGGCCCCTCAGTTTGAGTTTGATGACTGATGGCAGAGTGCCTTAGATTTGGCCTCCTGCCCATCACTGTGTGTCTAGACTGGTTCACCTCAGTTCACTCTCAGCACAGCtgtctctcttgctctctctcagTACGAGTCTGGATCTGTATGCCAATGTGATGCATTGCCAGTCGCTTCCTGGAGTCCAGACGCGCCACAAAAATAttgacatcatcatcatcagagaGAACACAGAGGGCGAGTACAGCAGTCTGGAGCATGAGGTCAGGAGTTTACTGCACCCACTCAACAGACTTTCACACAGCTCCACCTGTTTCTAGCACATCTTTCCTCACATACAGGGTGTTGACATGGATGCGTGAATTTATCAACGAagacattaaaatgtattattctaTTGCACATACTTATTGCTATGAAGATAATTTaaggctgcacgatttatcacAGATAAACCGCAtgcgatttggcaaaggctgcgattattttatgcgcagcttgtcagagctgtacggctctgtcaTCAGTactaaatgcttctccatctgaaagccagagggtgcTCTTTtgcagaaactccaaatatgccctgccTCAGAAGTAGATAACACATGTCATTCCAGGAAATTCCTATGGGAATCATACTATGGCAGTAGCTGAATAAAGAGAAGATTCAAgcattgaaatgctttgattgattaaacatgactagtAAACACGACTTATTCAGAGccacagtatctcacagaaggatgctcaactgtcgttatgaagtgagtttggagtaaaaacatgatattaaatgttgtcttttgttggacaagatgttaataaatgcttcttatgtctggaaagatgtttgacgcgtgttgctttttcaaatgtacattataagtgACTCAAattcgcagtgctttcagatggattagcatttggagccatgcttcattgacaagctgcgcataaataATCGCAGtctttgtgatttcataatcgcactaagaatcACGTTTAAGCGCAATTTCAATCTTATTTTTCTAATCATGCGATTAATTGTGCAACCCTAAGACAAATACATTGTtcatattgttcaaaagtttggggtcgatataggatttttaatgtttttgaaagaaatctcttatttatttgatcagaaattcAGTAAATACAATACAGTACATTTctgttttcttctttatatatatatatattcaaaaatgtaatttaatttcaaaattaattatataactaaaatgtaatttgtttttaaaatcattctatatgctgatttgattctcaagaaacatatcttcttatcaatgtttaaaatggttgcttaatattttcagagaaaccgtcatatatttttttaggattatttgattaataaaaaagtttaaaaacagcaatttttattttatttgaaatagaaatcttttgtaacttataaatgtttttactgttacttttgatcaacttaatgcatccttgttgaataaaagtattaatttatttcaaagaaaaaaacatactgaccccaaattttgaatggtaCAGTATAGTAAAACATTCATCATTTTGAATATTTGTTTATcatggaataataataaaataaaataaatttaaaaaataacaaaaaatagaaTACATAATTAATAGAATAAATAGAAAACATAATTAGCTGAGTATCTATATATCTATTGGATATGATTGGATATTCACAGTTTgacaaaaaaagtatactttattataCTATTGAAGTGAGCTTAAGAATGTTCTCAACATAAGTTATAAGATAATGAATTGGtattatatagtaaaaacattcataattttttgtttatcatggaataataaaataaataaaaaatacaaataatggccaaaaattatttaataacttAGAGTATGAGcatgtaacatatgaaatactCTCATTTGGAGCAATCAAAATACTATAGAATGTGTATAtttgtatactgtatgtgtgcatATGTGCATAATGCCTTGAACACAAAAAACTGGGAAAAAATGGGTGtgcaaaatctttttttcctacCCATTTTTCctacccatttttttttttactagagTAAATAATCAtcattttctgtgtttttcagAGTGTATCAGGAGTTGTAGAGTGTCTGAAAATAATCACAAGGAACAACTCCCTCCGCATCGCTGACTATGCCTTTAAACTGGCCCGAGAGAAAGGTCGCCGCAGAGTCACGGCTGTTCACAAGGCTAACATCATGTTAGTTAGTTCACTACTTGTTGTCTGTGCAATTAATTAACAGTTGTCACAGCAAAGAATGTGTTAATAATGTGTTCTCACGTTCTTCTCTTAACAGGAAGCTGGGGGATGGGCTGTTTTTGCAGTGCTGTAAGGAGGTGGCCTCTGGATACCCTGACATTCAGTTTGATAGTATGATTGTAGACAACACCACCATGCAGGTGAACAAATAATCAAAGAAATCATGCTGACAAATTTGATGTGTTATGAGAAAGCAAAATAAGCCCATTACTATATTTACTGTGGTTATGTTGTTTGTTTCAGCTTGTTTCCAAGCCCCAACAGTTTGATGTCATGGTAATGCCTAATCTCTATGGCAATGTAGTCAGCAATGTGTGTGCCGGGCTGGTGGGTGGACCCGGTCTGGTGCCTGGTGCCAACTACGGACGAGACTATGCCGTGTTTGAAACGGTTGGTATGAAGAAAAACCTGAGCGATTAGCACAATCCTAAACTGCAGAAATTTTGAAGGTCGTTCAACGACAATAATccttttattattacagttttagttGTTTTGGCCACAGTGTGAATAATAATTGTAGTCAGCCTTTTAAACAGCTTTACAGTCTAAACAAAACCTAATACGGCTAGCACCCACCTACctacactgctgttcaaaagtttggagtcagtaagataaatgctattctttaaaaattcttattCATTGGAGAATCCCCCCAAAAAAATGatcacatttccacaaaaataataaacaactgtttttaacattgataaaaataagaaatgtttcttgagcagcaaatcagcatattagaatgatttctaaaggagacactgagtaatgatgctgaaaattcagctttgccatcacaggaataaattacatttttaaatatattaactagggctgtaacgatatgcgatatgaaatcgcgatacgcaggtccacgaacctgtatcgcgatgtgagaaggcagaatcgcgacacaccccttccaactcccagagttatccttcctgtccagatccaatgctaccacatttttaaattactataagtattaggggtgtaccgatttatcgtagatggtgtgtctcaatcagctctctagttcagtaagtgtttcgggcacacattgaatcttgcaagcaggtttaaacgtttctcatgtcagtctcatacatggtcgcgtgagaaaagtcgtggctttctttcaccgcagtgcacaggaacagctgtgctcacagaaaagcaaaagacgcttgcgatgctttgctttaagaagttctgtggggccgttcacatattgcgtcttttccgcgtgcaagtcagttattattataaaaaatgtagccgcgcggcaggcgcgctcataatgggatcaacgcggtcgcgacgcgcatgcaattctcaacttctcagaatgccgcaagcgcaccgcaggtcgtgtgacaagaatcaaccgatcagctatggcctttccgtaacaaaacatcaaaagctcagccgaacagctgatcatagctgtacatggtggtttttatatcttatctccatcaatatatctcgtagtaaaactaatgcaagggctagaaatcatttatcctttgcagaaacatcctgatcctcttggagagctcagttcatggttgcatagcaacgaccgacgccacgggagcgcaagcgctttggaaagaaggagaagcggtgcggccgcgccttccacgcgtttttagacgcgatatgtgaacggcccctattcataattctaagttcatgttaaatttaacattttttttcagtgacagacagccctattcaactgttaatttgaatacagaaggtttttattaaaattttatatttatttattttattgaaatgttgtatgtacaacatgtatgtacaacaagggaaattattgaaatttgttcatgtttttttaataaatcttgtttgaatttcagtttcattttgttcaaaatatcgtgatacgtatcgtatcgtgaactctgtatcgagatacgtaccgtatcgtgacctgagcgtatcgttacacccctaatattaacatagaaaacagttattttaaatttgtaataatagttcacaatatttcagtttttactgtagttttgatcaaataaatgccacattggtgagcataagagacttcttccaaaaacatttaaaaaatcctataagtagaaaaaaacgagaacttttgaacggtagtgtacttTTCAGCAAATCAGTCACAACTGCTGGGTGAATGTTACTTTACCTAGGCTGATTAATATTCATAAGCCAGAGTTTATTACATGCTGATGTTAACTTGAGTGTATTTAAATAGAAAGATACTACGTTTTCACTTCCTCCATGCAATGTATTGGATTGGCATTATTCATAGATTTTGAAGGAATGATGCTTGTATAGTATTTCTCTATTGAAATTGAGTTACGCCACTGAAATTGAAATGCAAATATCGAGTGACGTTTGAATGTCTGGCATTAAATAGGCTTATGTTATAACAGGCCACCAGGAATACAGGAAAGAGCATTGCCAACAGGAACATCGCCAACCCCACTGCCATGCTGCTTGCCAGCTGCCTCATGTTAGATCATCTAAAGTAAGTGAGGAGCTCATGTGTTATTTTATAAGTGTCAGCGCTTATGATGGTAATTTTGCAGATTTTTTGGTTCTTTGTTAGCTCTTGTATATTTAACTTGATTTCTAGCAGTATAACTACAGTGCTATGCTTAGGATATGTGGCTTCTTCTCTTCTTCTTCAGGATTCATGACTATGCCAGCATGATCCGAGGTGCAATTCTCACAACTATGAACGAGACCAGGGTCAGTCATAGATTCTTTCTAACGTATTAACTCTACCTGTACACATTTTACATTTGGTCTAGCATGACTTTTATGACCGATTTTAGATTACAACTTACTTTAGTGAATGAGTATACTGTCAGTTGTGAAAACCTGCATATATTGGTACCAGTTAGACCAGTGCTTCCCCatacatagactttacttgggcagGCCACCCAGGTATATTAACAGCCACCGCcacccaagtatatttggagacatttttgctgttattatttttattcacttATACTTTTTTATCCGCCcgagataatgaaaccatccgcaaTCGATTGCTCCGTTCGATTGCAATCGAAACTAGTTGAACCTGCTCGTTCTTTGTGCTcgagaact of the Megalobrama amblycephala isolate DHTTF-2021 linkage group LG24, ASM1881202v1, whole genome shotgun sequence genome contains:
- the idh3g gene encoding isocitrate dehydrogenase [NAD] subunit gamma, mitochondrial, which encodes MYTTVMTMATLTKALKPILGRQLGNTAKVFGAAVNQRGKPTYTGQIIPPPAKYGGRHTVALIPGDGIGPELLSHVRELFRFSCVPVDFEVVNVNSSSTSEDDIKNAIMAIRRNGVALKGNIETNHTMPPNHKSRNNLLRTSLDLYANVMHCQSLPGVQTRHKNIDIIIIRENTEGEYSSLEHESVSGVVECLKIITRNNSLRIADYAFKLAREKGRRRVTAVHKANIMKLGDGLFLQCCKEVASGYPDIQFDSMIVDNTTMQLVSKPQQFDVMVMPNLYGNVVSNVCAGLVGGPGLVPGANYGRDYAVFETATRNTGKSIANRNIANPTAMLLASCLMLDHLKIHDYASMIRGAILTTMNETRLHTVDIGGQGTTSEVVQSIMRLIESGGPLTTEI